Proteins co-encoded in one Dehalogenimonas sp. WBC-2 genomic window:
- the hflX gene encoding GTP-binding protein HflX, which translates to MIDTALKPEKVMLVAVDSGDDAKNIGWTAEDSMKELEQLVRTAGGVVVGHIIQRLSHPQKTTYLGRGKLEDLVSSREINNFDTVVFDDELTPLQQKTLEDALKVKVIDRVALILDIFARHAQTREGKLQVELAQHQYLLPRLAGQWSHLERLGGGIGTRGPGESQLETDRRILQRKIVTLKTKLAEVSHHRELYRDKRRQGGVPIAALVGYTNSGKSSLLKALTKAEVIIEDKLFATLDPTTRRLNTGDNRPFLITDTVGFIKKLPPAIVNAFHATLEELTEASLLIHVIDITSENAVEQCQTVESILKDLNISNKPRITVYNKIDLLPEVSIDWDETKALEHLAEYGDYRPENTILTSAVKRWGLRNLIGSIDKMIYRQ; encoded by the coding sequence ATGATAGACACCGCCCTTAAACCCGAAAAGGTCATGTTGGTTGCTGTTGATTCAGGTGATGACGCCAAGAACATCGGTTGGACAGCAGAAGACTCCATGAAGGAACTTGAGCAGCTTGTAAGAACCGCCGGGGGGGTTGTGGTTGGGCACATAATTCAACGACTGTCGCACCCTCAAAAAACAACCTACCTGGGTAGAGGTAAACTTGAAGATCTGGTTTCCAGCAGGGAAATTAATAATTTTGATACTGTTGTATTTGACGATGAATTAACTCCATTGCAGCAAAAAACACTGGAAGACGCTCTCAAAGTCAAGGTCATAGATAGAGTGGCACTTATTCTGGATATTTTTGCCCGGCATGCACAGACACGTGAGGGCAAGCTTCAAGTCGAACTTGCCCAACACCAGTACCTTCTTCCGCGACTAGCTGGCCAATGGAGCCATCTTGAGAGACTGGGTGGTGGTATCGGTACCAGAGGCCCGGGCGAGTCCCAGTTGGAAACCGATAGAAGAATCTTGCAACGCAAGATTGTTACATTAAAAACCAAATTGGCGGAGGTTAGCCACCATCGTGAACTCTACCGTGACAAACGACGGCAGGGGGGTGTTCCAATCGCCGCACTGGTAGGATATACCAACAGTGGTAAAAGCAGTCTTCTGAAAGCTTTGACAAAAGCTGAGGTAATCATCGAGGATAAACTTTTTGCCACACTTGATCCGACAACACGTCGTTTGAATACTGGGGATAACCGGCCGTTTCTCATTACCGATACAGTAGGTTTCATTAAAAAGTTGCCGCCAGCAATTGTGAACGCTTTCCATGCTACATTAGAAGAATTAACCGAGGCCTCTTTACTCATCCATGTAATTGACATAACATCAGAGAATGCTGTTGAGCAATGCCAAACCGTCGAAAGCATCTTAAAAGATCTCAATATCTCAAATAAACCTAGAATTACGGTATATAACAAGATTGACTTATTACCAGAAGTGTCTATTGATTGGGATGAAACCAAGGCTCTGGAGCATCTTGCAGAATACGGTGACTATCGGCCAGAAAATACCATTCTCACATCGGCTGTAAAGCGTTGGGGGTTGCGGAATCTGATTGGGTCAATCGATAAGATGATTTATAGGCAATGA
- a CDS encoding aspartate aminotransferase: MKIANRIENLPPYLFVTISKKIAEKRARGEEVISFAIGDPDMPTPSHIIDKLCREVREPANHRYPESEGLPELREAIASWYHRRFNVILDPGTEVLPLIGSKEGIGHMAWCMLNPGDVALVPDPAYPVYSISTILADAEPYFLPLTADNAFLPDLNVVPHDILVRAKLLWISYPNNPTGAIADLAFFDKVVAFAKTHDIAVCHDGPYTEVAYDGYCPPSFLQASEAKNIGVEFHSLSKSYNMTGWRIGMVVGNASMIDALKRFKSNLDSGIPQAIQLAAIEALNGSQEEIARHNAIYQRRRDLIVETLLDMGLKVDTPKASLYIWAKVPSGYSSASFATELLDKVGVVVTPGTGYGKQGEGYVRLSLTVSDANLLKGLSKLSAWPGRIGRSKTR; the protein is encoded by the coding sequence ATGAAAATCGCCAATCGTATAGAGAATTTACCACCATATCTTTTTGTTACCATAAGTAAAAAAATTGCCGAAAAAAGGGCGCGTGGTGAGGAAGTCATCAGCTTTGCTATTGGTGACCCGGATATGCCTACGCCATCACATATAATCGATAAACTATGTCGTGAAGTAAGGGAACCGGCTAATCACAGGTATCCGGAATCAGAGGGGTTGCCTGAACTTCGTGAAGCTATCGCCAGTTGGTACCATAGGCGCTTTAATGTAATCCTTGACCCTGGTACTGAGGTGTTACCCCTTATAGGCTCCAAAGAAGGTATAGGCCATATGGCTTGGTGTATGCTCAATCCCGGGGACGTGGCGCTTGTTCCTGACCCGGCCTATCCGGTTTATAGTATCAGCACCATATTGGCCGATGCCGAACCGTACTTTTTACCGCTTACAGCGGATAATGCTTTTCTTCCTGACTTAAACGTAGTTCCACATGATATCCTCGTCCGTGCTAAGTTGCTATGGATCAGCTATCCGAATAACCCCACCGGCGCTATTGCCGACCTGGCATTCTTCGATAAGGTTGTTGCCTTTGCTAAGACACATGATATTGCCGTTTGTCACGATGGCCCGTATACCGAGGTGGCTTACGATGGTTATTGTCCGCCAAGCTTCCTTCAGGCCTCTGAGGCCAAAAATATTGGCGTTGAATTCCATTCTCTATCTAAAAGCTACAATATGACTGGCTGGCGTATCGGTATGGTGGTCGGCAATGCGAGCATGATAGACGCCTTGAAGCGTTTTAAATCAAATTTAGACTCAGGTATTCCCCAGGCCATACAGTTAGCGGCAATTGAAGCCCTGAACGGGTCACAGGAGGAAATCGCTCGGCATAATGCTATTTATCAGCGCCGCCGCGATTTAATTGTGGAAACATTGCTTGATATGGGACTGAAAGTTGATACACCCAAAGCTAGTCTCTATATCTGGGCAAAGGTGCCCAGTGGATATTCCTCGGCAAGTTTCGCTACAGAACTCCTAGATAAAGTAGGTGTGGTCGTGACACCGGGTACCGGTTATGGTAAACAAGGAGAAGGTTACGTCAGACTTTCTCTGACTGTATCTGATGCCAATCTCTTGAAGGGTCTTTCAAAATTATCGGCATGGCCTGGTAGAATCGGCCGAAGTAAAACTCGGTGA
- a CDS encoding diaminopimelate epimerase, translating to MDFTKVQSAGNDFVLVEATRVTVNWPKLAITMCDRHFGIGADGLLVLLPSKTAHFRMRIFNSDGSESEACGNGLRCLVNYVYTKGLACTDIITIETAGGIRTAEVHPGVNSSPLIRIGMGLPIFKPDDIPVKIKLGKGGLVCGMTVNYPVIVSDTELKLGLVSMGNPHAVYFTDLPVASFPLAVYGPQIETDTLFPRKTNFEVARVLNNMTIEMRVWERGVGETLACGSGACAVAVTSWMLGYTGDKVDIKLPGGLLTAEWCGNGEVYLSGQAVSVYSGHWFE from the coding sequence ATGGATTTTACTAAGGTACAAAGTGCAGGTAATGATTTTGTTTTGGTGGAAGCCACCCGTGTTACAGTCAACTGGCCAAAGCTGGCTATAACGATGTGCGACCGGCATTTTGGTATCGGTGCCGATGGTTTGTTAGTGCTGTTGCCATCAAAAACAGCGCATTTCCGCATGCGTATCTTCAATAGTGACGGCTCCGAATCAGAAGCCTGTGGCAATGGATTGAGATGCCTAGTCAATTATGTTTACACCAAAGGCTTGGCTTGCACTGATATAATTACAATCGAGACCGCAGGGGGAATCAGGACGGCAGAGGTGCATCCAGGAGTAAATTCTTCACCGCTAATACGCATTGGGATGGGTTTACCAATTTTCAAACCAGACGATATTCCTGTAAAAATCAAATTAGGCAAGGGCGGATTGGTATGTGGAATGACGGTTAATTATCCGGTCATCGTTTCTGACACTGAATTAAAACTTGGTCTTGTTTCTATGGGTAACCCTCACGCAGTATATTTTACTGATCTACCAGTGGCCTCATTCCCATTAGCTGTCTATGGACCACAAATAGAAACCGACACTCTGTTTCCCCGCAAGACGAACTTTGAGGTCGCCAGGGTGCTCAACAACATGACTATAGAAATGCGAGTTTGGGAGCGTGGGGTAGGGGAGACCCTAGCTTGTGGTAGCGGCGCTTGCGCTGTAGCTGTCACAAGCTGGATGTTGGGATATACCGGGGATAAGGTAGACATAAAGTTACCAGGGGGACTTCTGACAGCCGAATGGTGTGGTAATGGTGAAGTGTATCTTAGCGGGCAGGCAGTATCGGTTTATTCAGGTCACTGGTTCGAATAA
- a CDS encoding tRNA dimethylallyltransferase codes for MLSLDNSGKLIAIVGPTGSGKSDLAVRLAKIYDGEVINADSRQLYRFLDIGVAKPTISDRGGIPHHLFDIIDPDKDFNLADYQKITRGSIKNVQSQNKLPFLVGGSGLYVWSVLEGWQIPQVPPNWELRQEMEEMAKSAGPEILYQRLVSIDPVAAEQIDSRNVRRVIRALEIGLSGGVKCGESQRKQPPPYHILVIGLTAERKALYDRVDLRIDKMIESGLVDEVRSLLAQGYAPDIPALKSVGYKEVISHITGEMDLTETVERIKAETHRLIRHQNNWFRLNDTRIHWLDIQQNYVTKCIKLMEEFLKEESNKHGFY; via the coding sequence TTGTTAAGTCTAGATAATTCTGGCAAGCTCATTGCTATCGTTGGTCCCACCGGCAGTGGTAAGAGTGACTTAGCCGTCCGTCTTGCGAAAATCTATGACGGTGAAGTGATAAATGCTGATAGCCGCCAGTTGTATCGTTTTCTGGATATCGGTGTAGCTAAACCTACCATTTCTGACAGGGGAGGGATACCTCACCATCTATTTGACATAATAGACCCTGATAAGGACTTTAATCTTGCGGATTACCAGAAAATTACCCGTGGTTCCATAAAAAATGTTCAATCACAAAATAAATTACCTTTTCTTGTAGGTGGCAGCGGTCTCTATGTTTGGTCTGTTCTTGAAGGTTGGCAGATCCCGCAAGTGCCTCCTAATTGGGAACTGCGGCAAGAAATGGAGGAAATGGCTAAATCCGCTGGCCCTGAGATACTGTATCAACGTTTAGTATCGATTGACCCTGTTGCTGCCGAACAAATCGATTCCCGCAATGTGCGCAGGGTTATTCGCGCCTTGGAAATTGGACTAAGTGGTGGAGTGAAATGCGGTGAATCTCAGCGCAAACAACCTCCGCCATATCACATATTGGTCATTGGTCTTACCGCAGAACGTAAAGCACTCTATGACCGCGTTGACTTGCGTATTGATAAAATGATAGAAAGTGGTCTTGTTGATGAGGTGCGTTCACTTCTTGCCCAAGGTTACGCCCCTGACATTCCAGCGCTAAAAAGTGTTGGCTACAAAGAGGTGATAAGTCATATTACAGGCGAAATGGATCTCACAGAGACCGTTGAGCGAATCAAAGCTGAGACCCACAGATTAATCAGACATCAGAATAATTGGTTCCGCTTGAATGACACTCGTATTCACTGGCTCGATATCCAGCAGAACTATGTTACTAAATGTATTAAGTTGATGGAAGAGTTTCTAAAAGAAGAGAGTAATAAGCATGGATTTTACTAA
- a CDS encoding triosephosphate isomerase: protein MINETRPRVIAGNWKMNTTLDEAVELVNEMIYELDQIESVEKVICPPFISLARLKELFINTSIKLGAQDVYYQEKGAYTGEVSPLMLADLCQYVIVGHSERRQYFYETDDIINKKIKVATHYGLKPIMCVGENLEQNKSGNTEKVIREQMTKGLAHLESPNMLIAYEPIWAIGTGLAAQGEQANRVMAFIRSIYSEIFGTEAAVTIPILYGGSVSAENIAEYLSQPDIDGALVGGASLKPTQFISIVKQAAQPYRL, encoded by the coding sequence ATGATAAATGAAACACGCCCCCGAGTGATTGCGGGCAACTGGAAGATGAATACCACTTTGGATGAGGCGGTTGAACTGGTGAACGAAATGATTTATGAGCTTGACCAGATTGAAAGCGTGGAGAAAGTGATATGTCCACCATTTATATCGCTGGCCAGACTCAAAGAATTATTTATTAACACCAGTATCAAATTAGGAGCACAGGATGTTTACTATCAGGAAAAAGGAGCTTACACCGGCGAAGTTTCCCCACTTATGCTAGCTGACCTGTGCCAATATGTTATTGTCGGGCATTCTGAGCGTCGTCAATATTTCTACGAGACTGATGATATCATTAACAAGAAAATTAAAGTAGCCACCCATTATGGTTTAAAGCCGATAATGTGTGTAGGTGAAAACCTTGAACAAAACAAGTCTGGCAACACTGAGAAGGTCATACGGGAACAAATGACTAAAGGGCTTGCCCACCTGGAATCGCCTAACATGCTGATAGCATATGAACCTATATGGGCTATTGGTACAGGTCTGGCGGCTCAAGGTGAACAGGCAAACCGGGTTATGGCTTTTATCCGTTCTATATATTCTGAAATATTTGGCACTGAAGCAGCCGTCACCATTCCGATTCTCTACGGTGGTAGCGTTAGTGCAGAAAATATAGCTGAATATTTATCCCAACCGGATATTGACGGGGCACTGGTGGGAGGCGCCAGTCTTAAACCGACACAATTCATCAGTATCGTTAAACAAGCAGCACAACCTTATCGCCTCTGA
- a CDS encoding 2,3-bisphosphoglycerate-independent phosphoglycerate mutase (2,3-bisphosphoglycerate-independent phosphoglycerate mutase, archaeal type), producing the protein MLVVDQLSLMRELSIKTESKIVMLVLDGLGGLPHPDTGKTELETAYTPNLDTLAQGSVCGMTDPVMPGITPGSAPGHLSLFGYNPLDYTIGRGVLEALGIDFDLRDGDVAARGNLCTIDQNGIITDRRAGRITTDKSASLAELLNGMQIGGVEILVEPVKDHRLVIVFRGEGLSDSVTDSDPQHVGLSPSLIKPRIENADRMAYIANKFIEKATELLAGKYPANGLLLRGFSHKSKLHGFKEIYKLDACAIASYPMYRGLARVVGMTVVKTGLTIVDEITSLKNNYDRYDYFFLHYKPTDTAGEDGDFAHKVKMLEYFDQVLPQLTALRPEVLLVTGDHSTPSSLSGHSWHPVPAMISGRFCRPDAVVAFNETACLSGGLGRLPAYHLMPLAMANAMKLEKYGA; encoded by the coding sequence ATGTTAGTGGTTGACCAACTATCGCTCATGCGGGAGCTATCAATTAAGACAGAAAGCAAGATAGTCATGCTGGTGCTGGATGGTCTTGGGGGATTGCCGCACCCGGATACCGGTAAAACCGAGTTAGAGACGGCGTATACGCCCAATCTGGATACTCTGGCACAAGGAAGTGTCTGCGGGATGACTGACCCTGTAATGCCTGGCATTACCCCCGGTAGCGCCCCTGGTCATCTGAGCCTTTTTGGTTATAACCCGCTGGATTATACTATCGGTCGCGGCGTATTGGAAGCGTTAGGTATAGATTTTGACCTTCGTGACGGTGACGTTGCTGCCCGGGGTAATCTATGCACTATTGATCAAAATGGGATCATTACAGATCGTCGGGCTGGTAGGATTACCACAGACAAAAGCGCTTCTCTGGCTGAACTATTGAACGGCATGCAAATAGGCGGTGTTGAAATATTGGTAGAGCCAGTCAAGGACCATCGGTTGGTAATTGTTTTCCGAGGTGAAGGGCTTTCAGATTCGGTAACTGATTCTGACCCGCAACATGTAGGTTTGAGTCCATCGCTGATTAAGCCCAGGATTGAGAACGCTGATCGGATGGCATACATCGCTAATAAATTTATTGAGAAAGCCACAGAGCTTCTGGCTGGAAAGTATCCGGCCAACGGGTTGTTACTCAGAGGTTTTTCCCATAAATCAAAACTCCACGGCTTTAAGGAGATATATAAGCTCGATGCATGTGCTATCGCCAGCTATCCTATGTATCGTGGTCTCGCCAGAGTAGTGGGCATGACAGTTGTAAAAACAGGACTGACAATAGTTGACGAAATAACTTCTCTCAAAAATAATTATGATAGATACGATTATTTCTTTTTGCATTATAAACCAACTGATACCGCTGGAGAAGACGGTGATTTTGCTCATAAAGTGAAGATGCTGGAATATTTTGATCAGGTACTTCCTCAGTTAACCGCATTGCGGCCGGAGGTTCTGTTGGTTACAGGTGATCATTCGACACCGTCGTCGTTGAGTGGCCACAGTTGGCATCCGGTACCTGCAATGATCTCAGGCCGTTTTTGCAGACCTGATGCTGTAGTTGCATTCAATGAAACAGCCTGTTTGAGTGGTGGACTAGGGCGGTTGCCAGCTTACCATTTGATGCCACTGGCAATGGCTAACGCTATGAAATTGGAGAAATACGGGGCATAA
- a CDS encoding phosphoglycerate kinase: MDKMTVRDVAINGKKVLVRVDFNVPLSSEGEITDDGRIRAAIPTIDYLMERGARVILMSHMGRPDGKVVPALSLRVVAGRLAELMRQKVGFVDACSGKLVEQAVAEMNDGDILLLENLRFCPEEESNDPEFARRLAMLGEVFVDDAFGTAHRSHASIVGVTKYLPAVAGLLLEKELNSLGHILENPARPFCVLFGGAKVSDKVKLLENVMDKVDTILVGGGMAATFLKANNYEVGKSLVDENLELAAKLMAKAKKYNIKLLLPRDVVVTGDLTPEARGVCVPIERIPPLGRIVDIGLLTISLFTKELERCRTVFWNGPMGIYEIPQFSEGTKAVAEVIGRLHATTIIGGGSTAEIVAELKLADKMSFVSTGGGSSMLFLSGEKLPGVEVLLNKPKNNNGGTC; encoded by the coding sequence ATGGACAAGATGACAGTGCGTGATGTCGCCATCAATGGTAAAAAAGTCCTTGTGAGAGTCGATTTTAATGTGCCTTTAAGCAGTGAAGGCGAGATAACTGACGACGGTCGCATCAGGGCAGCCATTCCCACTATAGATTATCTGATGGAGCGTGGAGCCCGTGTGATATTAATGTCCCATATGGGCCGCCCCGATGGAAAAGTCGTACCGGCGCTTAGCCTGAGAGTTGTTGCTGGAAGATTAGCTGAGTTGATGCGGCAGAAAGTCGGATTCGTTGATGCCTGCTCTGGTAAATTGGTCGAACAAGCAGTCGCTGAAATGAATGATGGTGACATACTCCTCCTTGAGAACCTTCGCTTCTGCCCTGAGGAAGAAAGCAATGATCCTGAGTTTGCCAGACGATTAGCCATGTTAGGAGAAGTATTCGTTGATGATGCTTTTGGTACGGCACATCGGAGTCATGCCTCTATTGTCGGCGTGACTAAATACTTGCCTGCTGTAGCTGGTTTATTATTAGAAAAGGAGCTCAATTCTCTTGGTCATATTTTAGAAAATCCAGCCCGACCATTTTGTGTACTTTTCGGTGGCGCTAAGGTATCAGACAAGGTTAAATTGCTAGAAAATGTCATGGATAAAGTTGATACTATATTGGTAGGCGGCGGTATGGCCGCTACTTTTTTAAAGGCTAACAACTATGAAGTTGGCAAATCCTTAGTAGATGAAAACCTGGAACTGGCAGCTAAGCTCATGGCTAAAGCCAAGAAGTATAACATCAAATTACTTTTACCACGTGATGTAGTCGTTACCGGTGATCTAACTCCAGAGGCAAGGGGTGTTTGTGTGCCGATTGAGAGAATCCCGCCTCTCGGGCGTATAGTGGATATCGGTCTGCTCACAATAAGCCTTTTTACCAAGGAATTGGAACGTTGCCGCACTGTTTTCTGGAATGGCCCGATGGGTATTTATGAAATACCTCAGTTCTCAGAAGGCACAAAGGCTGTGGCAGAAGTAATTGGCCGTTTGCATGCTACTACTATAATTGGGGGCGGCTCAACAGCGGAAATTGTGGCTGAATTGAAATTGGCGGACAAAATGAGTTTTGTATCAACAGGTGGTGGTTCGTCAATGTTATTCCTCTCTGGTGAAAAACTGCCTGGTGTTGAGGTGCTTCTTAATAAACCTAAAAATAATAACGGAGGCACATGTTAG
- a CDS encoding 1-deoxy-D-xylulose 5-phosphate synthase, with protein sequence MMRPKLEKRQKILSKILDSIDSPLDLKPLTDADLDRLANELREEMITRVTANGGHLASSLGVVELTIALHRVFNCPKDKIVWDVGHQSYAHKLLTGRREQFATLRQYGGISGFTCRDESPYDAFTTGHASTSISAAVGMAVARDVVGDDNHVIAVIGDGAITGGMALEALNHAGHLGKRLIVVLNDNGMSISPTVGAMSRLFSRVRFDRRYYRVSEKSRHILKQSSLGSRFWDFGQKIKGSMKKMVMQTTLWEEFGFAYTGPIDGHNISEITAALEQAKSYTHKPALIHLVTTKGKGYPPAESDAVHFHGIAPKGSPKKNGHSHEAPSYSEVFAATIERLAMRDPKLVVVTAAMPDGYNLGHMQQVMPERIFDVGICEQHGVTFAAGMAAEGMTPVVAIYSTFLQRAFDQIIHDVALPKLPVIFALDRSGIVGEDGKTHQGIFDLSYLSLIPDLIVASPKDENELQHLLYTATRCGRPMAVRYPRGAGLGIEMDDELHEIPIGQAEILRQGGDVVLIATGASVSASLGAADLLADKGHRVSVLNMRYISPLDENLIRMLAKENKHFITIEENVLSGGLGSKVALLVEEMGFSAICLKCIGIPDEFVAHGTQTELRAKYHLDAEGICFETLAFIDQLDTSVFRELPPVHIS encoded by the coding sequence ATGATGCGCCCCAAGCTGGAGAAAAGGCAAAAAATATTGTCTAAAATACTGGATAGCATAGATTCACCTCTTGATTTAAAACCACTTACGGACGCGGACCTTGATCGCCTGGCCAATGAACTCCGGGAAGAGATGATAACACGGGTGACAGCCAATGGCGGGCATCTGGCGTCAAGTTTGGGAGTAGTAGAGTTGACTATTGCTCTGCATAGAGTTTTCAATTGTCCAAAGGATAAAATAGTCTGGGATGTAGGGCATCAGTCATATGCCCATAAATTGTTGACCGGCCGTAGGGAACAGTTTGCTACTTTACGGCAATATGGCGGCATTTCCGGTTTTACTTGCAGAGATGAGAGTCCTTATGACGCTTTTACTACCGGCCATGCCAGCACCTCAATCTCTGCCGCAGTTGGCATGGCCGTGGCTCGGGATGTCGTTGGGGATGATAATCATGTGATTGCTGTTATAGGTGATGGCGCAATTACCGGCGGTATGGCTTTGGAGGCTCTTAATCATGCCGGGCATCTGGGGAAACGGCTCATCGTGGTATTAAATGATAATGGTATGTCTATATCTCCCACCGTCGGGGCTATGTCGCGGCTTTTCAGTCGGGTGAGGTTTGATCGGCGTTACTATCGAGTTAGTGAGAAAAGTCGCCATATTTTGAAGCAGAGCAGCCTCGGCAGCCGATTCTGGGATTTCGGCCAGAAGATCAAAGGCAGCATGAAGAAAATGGTTATGCAAACTACATTGTGGGAAGAATTTGGTTTTGCCTACACCGGTCCTATTGATGGTCATAATATTAGTGAGATAACTGCAGCATTAGAACAGGCAAAAAGTTATACCCATAAACCTGCCCTTATTCATCTGGTAACCACAAAAGGCAAGGGATATCCTCCCGCTGAAAGCGATGCTGTTCATTTCCACGGTATTGCTCCCAAAGGTAGTCCAAAAAAGAATGGCCACAGTCATGAAGCGCCTTCCTACAGCGAAGTGTTTGCCGCTACGATAGAGCGTTTGGCTATGCGCGATCCAAAACTGGTAGTGGTTACCGCAGCCATGCCAGACGGATATAACTTAGGGCATATGCAGCAAGTCATGCCTGAGCGTATTTTTGATGTCGGTATATGTGAGCAGCATGGTGTCACATTTGCCGCAGGGATGGCGGCGGAGGGAATGACACCGGTAGTGGCTATATACTCTACATTCCTGCAACGCGCATTCGACCAGATCATCCATGATGTGGCTTTACCTAAATTGCCGGTAATTTTTGCGTTAGACCGCAGCGGCATTGTAGGTGAAGATGGCAAAACACATCAGGGAATATTCGACCTTTCTTACCTTTCGCTTATTCCCGACCTGATTGTCGCATCTCCCAAGGATGAAAATGAATTGCAACACTTGCTTTATACGGCCACTCGTTGTGGTCGGCCTATGGCTGTAAGATACCCGCGTGGTGCTGGGTTAGGTATTGAAATGGATGATGAACTTCATGAAATACCAATTGGCCAAGCTGAGATATTAAGGCAGGGTGGTGATGTTGTGTTGATTGCCACCGGTGCCAGTGTCTCCGCCTCATTGGGGGCCGCTGACTTGTTGGCTGATAAAGGGCACCGGGTTAGCGTGCTTAATATGCGTTACATTAGCCCGTTAGATGAGAACCTGATAAGAATGCTTGCGAAAGAAAACAAGCATTTCATCACGATTGAAGAAAATGTTCTCAGCGGTGGACTGGGAAGCAAAGTGGCTCTCCTAGTGGAAGAAATGGGCTTTTCTGCTATCTGTTTGAAATGCATCGGTATTCCAGATGAATTCGTTGCCCATGGCACTCAGACTGAGTTGCGCGCAAAATATCACCTTGATGCAGAGGGTATCTGTTTTGAGACTCTCGCTTTTATAGACCAATTAGATACTTCAGTTTTCCGGGAATTACCCCCGGTTCATATTAGTTAG
- a CDS encoding small multidrug transporter (small multidrug export protein) translates to MDLQQYFLDLGLPPAFVVIVIAALPIVELRGAIPVAINALDIPWYSALFFAVLGNILPVPLILRFLNWLVYVLSSYPFFNRFFDWLLTRTRARSGLIKRYKNLGLTLFVAVPLPMTGAWTGAIAAVLFGIPFGEALRHIFIGVILAGIIVTALSVMGWWGAFIAGLAILTILTINIVRRRPLS, encoded by the coding sequence ATGGATTTACAACAGTATTTTCTTGACCTTGGCTTACCACCAGCCTTTGTGGTTATTGTTATCGCTGCTTTGCCTATAGTAGAACTCCGGGGTGCTATCCCGGTAGCTATCAATGCGTTGGATATTCCGTGGTACAGTGCATTGTTTTTTGCGGTTCTTGGTAATATTCTGCCTGTGCCGTTGATACTACGTTTTCTAAACTGGTTAGTATACGTACTAAGCAGTTATCCATTTTTCAACCGCTTTTTTGATTGGCTCTTAACCCGTACCAGAGCCCGAAGTGGACTGATAAAACGTTATAAAAATCTGGGGTTAACACTTTTCGTTGCAGTGCCTCTCCCGATGACCGGTGCCTGGACCGGCGCAATTGCTGCAGTACTCTTTGGTATCCCTTTTGGTGAAGCTCTACGCCATATATTTATTGGCGTCATCCTGGCTGGCATTATAGTGACTGCCCTTTCTGTTATGGGGTGGTGGGGGGCTTTTATTGCAGGGTTGGCTATTCTGACAATACTTACAATAAATATTGTGCGTCGCCGTCCGCTTTCTTGA